A genomic region of Botrytis cinerea B05.10 chromosome 9, complete sequence contains the following coding sequences:
- the Bcmsc7 gene encoding Bcmsc7: protein MERDHPLPDGPFAGWKHGDVEKLMFTLAAGATAVVGCFLYGTIRFIEWYNAEPVLRYSITELKAPEEKKILDNPSIKDTESSNIQCYAPATGQFLGYVAPSSPEDIDRAIEKAHVAQKKWARTTFTQRRQVLRSMMAYILDHQDELCKVACLDSGKTMIDAALGEILVTVEKLSWTLKHGEKALSPSRRPTNLLMMYKKNTVQYEPLGVVAALVSWNYPLHNLLGPIISAIFSGNGIVVKASENTAWSAQHFSLIARGALYACGHDSNLIQVVTCWPDTANHLSSHPRISHITFIGSRPVAKLVAAAASKPLIPVVAELGGKDAAIIMNSAVSDLPRITEILLRGTFQAAGQNCIGIERIIGLPDVYDKIVAALEPRIRALRVGSALDSTAESPVDVGAVISDASFGRLEKLIAEAVSDGARLLVGGKRFNHPVHRSGHYFSPTLIVDVTPEMAIANEECFGPICVVMRAKNPEDACNIANHPDFGLGASVFGSKDWELNAIIKNIKSGMVAINDFGAYYAVQLPFGGVAGSGYGRFAGEEGLRGLCNIKAICEDRWPWSPACTAIPPPLRYPIPDTTKGFAFTKAVVDIGYGAGVKGKWRGIKVMLGMS from the exons ATGGAAAGAGACCACCCCCTTCCAGATGGACCTTTTGCAGGTTGGAAGCATGGAGATGT TGAGAAGCTCATGTTCACATTAGCCGCTGGAGCTACAGCAGTTGTTGGATGTTTTCTCTACGGAACAATTCGTTTTATTGAATGGTATAATGCGGAGCCGGTTCTACGCTATTCTATTACTGAATTAAAAGCAccagaggagaagaagattttggatAACCCGAGCATCAAG GACACCGAATCATCGAATATTCAATGTTATGCTCCAGCAACTGGACAATTCCTAGGATACGTCGCCCCTTCATCGCCCGAAGATATCGATAGAGCAATTGAGAAGGCACATGTCGCACAGAAGAAATGGGCGCGAACTACTTTTACCCAAAGGCGACAAGTTCTACGCTCTATGATGGCATATATATTGGACCACCAGGATGAACTTTGCAAGGTCGCATGTTTGGATTCAGGAAAAACTATGATTGATGCCGCATTAGGAGAAATTTTAGTGACTGTCGAAAAGCTTAGCTGGACTTTGAAGCATGGTGAAAAGGCATTGAGTCCTTCTCGAAGACCTACGAACTTGCTCATGATGTACAAGAAGAATACGGTCCAATACGAGCCTTTGGGAGTTGTCGCTGCTCTGGTCTCTTGGAACTATCCTCTTCATAACTTGCTTGGCCCAATAATCTCCGCAATTTTCtctggaaatggaattgtgGTCAAGGCATCCGAAAATACAGCTTGGAGTGCACAGCATTTTTCTCTTATTGCAAGAGGAGCATTATACGCATGTGGTCATGATTCCAATCTGATTCAAGTCGTTACATGTTGGCCAGATACTGCAAATCATCTTTCGTCTCATCCTAGGATCTCTCATATAACTTTCATCGGTAGCCGACCTGTCGCCAAATTGGTAGCTGCGGCAGCATCTAAGCCTCTAATCCCAGTTGTTGCCGAGCTTGGAGGCAAGGATGCAGCGATTATTATGAATTCCGCGGTTAGCGATCTTCCACGTATCACCGAAATCCTCCTTCGTGGTACATTCCAAGCCGCTGGACAAAATTGTATTGGTATCGAACGAATTATTGGTCTTCCGGATGTTTATGACAAAATTGTCGCAGCACTCGAGCCACGGATTCGAGCTCTTCGTGTCGGCTCTGCTCTCGACTCTACAGCGGAATCGCCAGTTGATGTCGGAGCAGTTATTTCTGATGCTTCATTTGGAAGACTCGAGAAATTGATTGCAGAAGCCGTCTCGGATGGAGCTCGTCTTTTGGTTGGCGGTAAACGTTTCAACCATCCAGTTCATCGCTCGGGACATTACTTTAGTCCTACTCTAATCGTTGATGTCACCCCTGAGATGGCCATTGCTAACGAAGAGTGCTTCGGACCTATTTGCGTCGTTATGAGAGCTAAGAACCCTGAAGATGCCTGCAACATCGCAAACCATCCCGATTTCGGACTCGGTGCCTCTGTCTTTGGATCCAAAGACTGGGAACTCAATGCCATAATCAAGAACATTAAGTCTGGTATGGTAGCTATAAACGATTTTGGTGCATACTATGCAGTTCAGTTACCATTTGGCGGCGTGGCTGGTAGTGGATATGGAAGATTCGCTGGTGAGGAGGGCTTGAGAGGACTTTGTAATATCAAAGCTATTTGTGAGGACCgttggccatggtctccTGCTTGTACTGCTATTCCTCCTCCGCTTCGATACCCGATCCCGGACACAACAAAGGGCTTCGCGTTTACGAAGGCGGTagtggatattggatatggGGCTGGGGTGAAAGGTAAATGGAGGGGAATAAAAGTCATGTTGGGGATGAGTTAA